A window of Anas acuta chromosome 5, bAnaAcu1.1, whole genome shotgun sequence genomic DNA:
ATCTTTGCTCTCTATTTTACCTGTGTTACTTAAGAAGAAAAGTATCTTTACAACTCCTTcaatatttcagatttattcAAAGACTCTACCAGGAAGCTTAGCTTATTCCTTTGATCTCTTTGTGGCTTtcaaatttctcatttaaaagaCACCGCATGTATTTATGCGGGTTTTGGTACATTTTTACTGgccatttaaaaatagtatgTGTGTCTGTTCAAGCTCTGGGCTCAACATGTAacacacataaaaataagataCTATTTCTCCCTGACTAATCCCCTGTGACTGAGTTCTGATTTTAACAGATACACCAGCATAGATGGAAAAGAGACAAACCACTGACATGCGTTCTTTTGACCAGCCCATTTGTTTAATAATCTGTGTGACAAGTCCTTTCACAGGGGGAAGTCTCTTACCTGGCCTAATTAGAGCTGGATCCAGCGTTTCTATTCTGTTTGTGGCCATGATAACTTTAACGTCCCCACGAGAGTCAAATCCATCCAGCTGGTTCAGCAGCTCCAGCATTGTCCGCTGGATCTCTCTCTCACCACCTGAATTTGAGTCATACCTTTAAGACAACAACAGAGTCAGAAGAAGCACTATGCAAATTTAAGAACATACTTCACATTAACTGCCACAAATACACAAAATGGCCTTTTTAAAATGCCCATGTTACAACAGAATTTTAAACATTCGCCCATAGAACGCAAAAGGCAGGTTTTCACAATCTAATTGTAACATCTAGATAAGCACAAAGGCACTGATCTATTCTTGTAGCTGTGGAAAATAATAGCAATTACATGAAAGAAGTCTGTTCTTATCCAATGTCTGTAATATAGTTGGAAATCTCATTTATCCTTaacagatgaataaaaatataaaagaaaaaaaaacactaatttttaaaaggacaTGCAtccaaactggaagaaaataaagcctGACAGTTGTTTTTCCCCTTATGCATACAGGTACAACTGTATGCCTTTCAGCCTTACTAATGCGGCTCCTGGTCTTACTCTGCCCTTACTAAAACCAGGGgatgcagtgctgtgcttcGTGCGTGAGTCACTTCACTCTGCAAATACCAGACTAGGTACTCTTCATACAGAAAGCCTCATCCATGTTTAGGAACAGTCTGAAGCAACATAGCGTGTATGAAAAATTCTGAGTGTTACCCACTTCCCCATCAGTCCCATCTGTTCTACATATGCTGAAATACACGGGGCAGAAGCTCCTTCATACTGGAGATTGAGGGTGGCAGCTGTGTAGTAAGATACATGAGcatcattttgtttatttaaaggaGAACATATGACTGCTTTAAGGACTAACTGAATTGGAGAGCTCCAAGCAGCCCAAGGAGTCTTCAAATAAATACAGCTTGGCTACAGGCTGTACAGCAGCTTAGCTTGACATAAGCAATGCTGATCAAATTCCACATCCTTGACATTACACTCTGTAACTTCCCACATCATTCTAAAAACTTAGTTGTAACTGTTCAGTTAGCTATTTAGAAAGGCAAACAACACATGGGTGTACTCAGTGTTAAATACACTGAGTTACTCTTGAATCACTAAagccagtttttgtttttgcactgAAAGCATGCCAGACACTTGCACAGTGCCTCTTCCAGTGCAAGACACTGTGTCATGAAACCACGTAGCAAGAGAAAAGAGGTGAAATCACTGGTCATACCTATTTAACGTGAAAATGTTGTGGTTAGTCTGAATATTTGACCTTTTACTTGTCAAAAATtgcttaaatgaaaaataatacagaaattgTAGCAGAGCTAAGAAACAGAGTATCAACATGGTTGCAAAAGACTTTCCAGTAAGCCTTTTACTATCCTTGGCAGTACCTCTGTGTGAAGTGGAAGCCAGAACACCGTACCTCTTTGTACCAATGGCATCAATTTCATCAATGAAGACAATGGACGGAGCATGCTCTTCAGCTACACGGAACAGTTCACGCACGAGCTTTGGACCATCACCCAAGTATTTCTGTATAAGTTCTGAACCAACAACTCGCAGGAAGGTCGCTGAAGTTTGGTTTGCTACTGCTTTGGCCAGTAAAGTTTTACCTAATTGCAAAGAAATACTGTAATTagtctgcaggaaaaaaaaaaaaaacaacaaaaaaacaaaacatcaaatttGTGACAGACTGGGCAGTGGTTTAACACTACCCaagtgtaatttatttttctcgtGCTAGCTTGGTACAGAACTCCAAGATACCTGTGCCAGGCGGGCCATACAGAATGACTCCTTTGGGGGGCTTTATACCCATCTCTTCATAGTATTCAGGATGGGTGAGGGGAAGCTCCACAGACTCCTGCATcatgacaaaaacaaatgtgtttttttttataaacagcGAGCACTCTCCACAGAAGATCTGTGGGGTTCTTCAGGACTGCATTAATAAAagtaagaaagacaaaaagaatgcAAGTAATTGCAAGGCAGACCTTGAAAAACATGCGTCTTGGTTGCCTGCAATTCTAAGGCAGGCAACTATTCTATCTAAATAGGTCTTCGTATTGCTTCTCCTCACACGTCAAGTTGAAACAGTGAGAGTACCCCCTGCTTCAACCTAAACACATGATGAATTTAGAACTCAGCAGTTCCTGGCTCTCAAACACGGGTGGAGTACTTCAGGGGGCAGACTTTCCTAAAATGATGCTTTCCAGTATGAGCTACCAGATGCTATGGATGAATGTTTTAAGCACATTTATGATTTTGGATGTGTATCCAAAGCAAAAGAGTTGAGTTGGCTGTTTGACTgagggtgttggttgatgagaagctcaacacgagccagcaatgtgcacttgcagcccagaaaccCAACCGTATCCTGCAACAGCAGAGCCCATTGGTTCTGCTGTTGCTCCTTCAGGCTCCTGACCTAACAGCTATGTTTATAGTTCACTTAACAGCACAAATTAGCACATCAGAATACCTTGATTTCCTGAATCTGGTTGTCAAGGCCACCAATGTCAGCATATGTTTCTTGAGGAGCTTTCTCAACTTTCATCACAGTAACTAGAGGATCCGTGTCATCCATCAGGACTCCTATCACAGCATGAACCTAAGGCAAGCATTAAGAGTTGTTAAAGTTAGTAAGCAGCACCAATACAACAtcaaaccaaaacccaacatCCATACAGTTAGGTGCGTGAAATAAACGGCAGTAGCCTCAGACCCTGTGATCCTCAGAACAGAGGCCAGATAAAACGGCAGAAGAGCGTGTGCTTCTTTTATCATCTCGCATAACTCACCTTATGATTTAGCAGAACAGAGCAGCCAGGCTCCAGCAAGTCCTTGTCCACAAAAGACAGAATACTGACGTAGTGTTCTGATCCCACTGAGGTGGACACAATAGCGTGATTATCATCAATGATTTCCTCCAAGGTACCCACAGACATCGGTGTTCCCCTCAGATCATCCACCTTTGATCTTTCCTCCTGTTGTCAAGGAGAATTCAAGAAACAACTTAAGAACACAGGCAAAAACATtactattcatttatttctggttGGGCCAGAATTTTGAGTATTACCTTCAGCTGAAGTACAATACAGTTAAAAGCTGACAGCACATTTGGGAATTTCATTGTATTAGTCAATTAATTTTACAAGccaaaaagaacagaactaGTTTTTGCTATTGCTTCACTGCCCCAAAAGGCATAAAAGCACAGGCCAGTAACAGAATTCACAATTATTTTAGTCCCATGGACACTAGTATATGGATACACATagtgaaaatattctttctttctagaAATTTTCACTAGAAAAATACCCTACTTTCCAAACAGTAAATGAGATGCAATGAAAGATTTTAATACAAGTAATGTTTACATTGACTCACACATTCATGGCACTCTATTTCCATTGCTTCTGTATGAAGCAGATTACATTAGAGCActcattttattattaacaaTTCACTCAAAGCTCacctcttgtttttcttccaaaggtTTCATTTGTTCTTGATTTCTGATAAATTCTTCCTCCATTAACAGGTAGTCTTTAATCCTCTCTAATTTCAACAGTTTGAGTCTGCACTGTGTGTGAGGAGTCACTGCAATCACAAGTAAAATTTTAGGTCAAGATTGAAATGGTATTAACTATTAATTCATCATCAGAATTTCTGCTTTACTTTCTGACAATACTTTCTATACAGACAGCAATCATTAAGCATTGTCATTAAGTAAACCTTACCCCACTAAGTtttggtcaaaaaaaaataatcttttaaatgctatttcccccacttttcttctaattttaatGTCTGTCTCTTAAACAGGAATCCATGAAATGCATCTTGCATAACAatcttattttgtatttttgaagtttCTATGAAACAAAACTACATTTGGCCTTGTGGTTTAATCACTTGTGTCCCCGGCTGTACATACAGCCCCATCTTGGGGACAGGACTGCTGGGGCAGGCAGAAAGCTCACCTAGAGGGAGTTTGCTAGCAGCATCTGGTCcctttgtcttcttcttctttttccccactctGGTTGGAACTGGAGGttcatatttcttcttcttgtccTTAACCATAAAGGGaatttcatggggaaaaaaaaaatcagaataaaagcaatgaaaaaacacACGTAGAGGTTAGGTACACAGACTGAGAGCTCAACTTCAACTGAATGACTACATAACACAATTGTTTCCTTTACAATATGGAGAAACAAGCCCCAAAGTAATAATAATCTAAGTAGTattaagaaaaatttaaaatttcttctcctGCTTATTTTAGGTTTCTTCCATTTTCAGGGAACACAGAAAGCTGAAACCTGAACTAAATCACAAACAACTCATACACGAGAGGATGAGGAAAACACTGACCCTGAACacttctgttgtgttttaatCTACATGTAACATGCCTTCAGTTTGCCAGCTCATATACAGCTCACCACACACAGTATTATACTGCCTTTTCCCAAGGAAACTGACCTCTAAGGTTCCACAACATTACGTAAAGACCTCATGCAAACACCTGTACGGTGCCATTTTCAAACCAAAACCAGTTACTTAGCCGCCACCTTAAAGGCTTTCCTACCCCAGGCAGATTTACAGGGCTCTTATTTTTATAAGTAAACTTCTACGGCcaagtattttcagttttcctttgcGCCAAAGttcccttttctatttttgaacGGCAACCTACTTTCTCCTGTGCGCATCcggaagaaacaaaacatttcatgcAAACAAACCCACACCGTGAGCAAACCCcactgcagccagcccctgcagtAGCACAGCCGTAAGGAAAAGgcgtttgtttgtttcagttacCTTGTCATCCTTCTTGCCACCACCAGGACCGTGCCCTCCGCTTTGACTCTGaccctaaataaaataaattaggataaaataaaatcacagggGGCAGATAAACGCGGAACGGCAGCAACCCTGAGGCCCTCGTTTGCCGTGACTCGGCAAAACGGCAAAGCGCGCCGAGGGctccggggggctcgggggggggctccggggtcCCGCTGGGGCGCTGAGGGCCGGGCCCGgtcccccccttccccaccccgaccccggccccgccgcggccccggccccatccCCGGCCGCGTCCCCCCCTCACCATCTTCCCTCCGCACCGCACCGGAAGCGCCGCGCCCGACGGCAGCCGGCAGGGGacagggcggcggcggcgctaCGGTGCGCCGAGAGGGACAAGCGCCGCCGGCGGGAGCGCGCTGGGTTGCTCCCTGCCGCCCTGTCAGGCAGCGCTGCTGTGTGACTTGTTCTGGTTTTCTTAGCGGAAGAAACGTCCCGTGACAGCCAAGCGTGGTGTTTTGGGCAGTCTGGGGGCGGCAGCTGTTGATTAAAACGAGTGGAGCGGTGTGCTCTGCCCCTCGGTGCCAGAGACTGAGGAGCTTCCAACGCTCCCTTCCCTCAGGGGATGTTCAGGAATTCCTG
This region includes:
- the PSMC1 gene encoding 26S proteasome regulatory subunit 4 — its product is MGQSQSGGHGPGGGKKDDKDKKKKYEPPVPTRVGKKKKKTKGPDAASKLPLVTPHTQCRLKLLKLERIKDYLLMEEEFIRNQEQMKPLEEKQEEERSKVDDLRGTPMSVGTLEEIIDDNHAIVSTSVGSEHYVSILSFVDKDLLEPGCSVLLNHKVHAVIGVLMDDTDPLVTVMKVEKAPQETYADIGGLDNQIQEIKESVELPLTHPEYYEEMGIKPPKGVILYGPPGTGKTLLAKAVANQTSATFLRVVGSELIQKYLGDGPKLVRELFRVAEEHAPSIVFIDEIDAIGTKRYDSNSGGEREIQRTMLELLNQLDGFDSRGDVKVIMATNRIETLDPALIRPGRIDRKIEFPLPDEKTKKRIFQIHTSRMTLADDVTLDELIMAKDDLSGADIKAICTEAGLMALRERRMKVTNEDFKKSKENVLYKKQEGTPEGLYL